Proteins encoded within one genomic window of Aspergillus nidulans FGSC A4 chromosome VII:
- a CDS encoding uncharacterized protein (transcript_id=CADANIAT00009329), protein MPLKVLVVGAGLGGLGAAIALNRAGHDVLVFEQSRFLHEVGAAIHVAPNASRILQSWEVDMEALQAVECIAIKVWDAQGNFISTTAHLNLSDAWLLTHRVDLHNALRAAAAKEVNGRRVQIRLASRVATVDAEAGAVTFEDGSVYTADLVIGADGMHSRTVRAVIGTDQNKQSTGQSCFRCLIPVCKLRNNSLTSPLLDKIGLDATIVFTSPDRRLVMYPCRAGSLLNLAGIHPSDAMARTEYSSWLDSGSLEDMLATYRDFCPELQELCRQAEDVKLWSLASRQPPPTFVKGKLALLGDTAHPTLPHQGQGGAQSIEDGAALGAIFAPDTTPVQVPKLLAVYNKTRYDHSITVMIMSQKPNERRAEMLDELRRYVPDAQIPPDMIAFTWSSDPAAKARRLLATHLPEHTGSRL, encoded by the exons ATGCCTCTTAAAGTGCTCGTAGTCGGTGCCGGTCTTGGAGGGTTGGGGGCAGCCATTGCCCTCAACCGGGCCGGCCACGATGTTCTT GTCTTCGAGCAGTCCCGATTTCTGCATGAAGTTGGAGCGGCAATCCATGTGGCCCCCAACGCTTCTCGCATCTTACAATCGTGGGAGGTGGACATGGAAGCCCTGCAGGCGGTTGAATGCATCGCAATCAAGGTCTGGGATGCACAGGGGAACTTCATCTCAACGACTGCG CATCTCAACCTCTCTGATGCCTGGTTGCTGACCCATCGGGTGGACCTGCATAACGCGCTGCGCGCTGCGGCCGCAAAGGAAGTCAATGGCCGGCGAGTTCAGATTCGGCTGGCCTCTCGTGTCGCGACTGTG GACGCCGAAGCTGGAGCAGTCACATTTGAGGACGGATCGGTATACACCGCCGATCTGGTGATAGGAGCAGATGGAATGCAC TCAAGAACCGTCAGGGCCGTCATTGGAACAGACCAAAACAAACAAAGCACAGGGCAGAGCTGCTTCAGGTGTCTCATCCCCGTTTGCAAGCTGCGCAATAATTCGTTGACTTCACCACTTCTTGACAAAATCGGGCTGGACGCGACGATTGTCTTCACCAGCCCCGACCGACGGCTGGTCATGTACCCTTGTCGTGCGGGTTCGCTTCTGAACTTGGCTGGCATCCATCCATCAGACGCGATGGCCAGAACCGAGTACTCATCGTGGCTTGACTCCGGAAGCCTGGAAGATATGCTAGCAACGTATCGAGATTTCTGCCCTGAACTGCAAGAATTGTGCCGCCAGGCCGAGGATGTCAAGTTATGGAGCCTGGCATCGCGCCAGCCCCCGCCGACATTCGTGAAGGGCAAGCTGGCCTTGCTGGGCGACACTGCCCATCCGACCCTTCCAC ACCAGGGCCAGGGCGGCGCACAATCAATCGAGGATGGCGCGGCTCTTGGGGCCATTTTCGCCCCAGATACGACCCCGGTTCAAGTGCCCAAACTGCTTGCAGTCTACAATAAGACACGCTACGACCATTCGATCACTGTCATGATTATGTCCCAGAAGCCCAATGAGCGGCGCGCAGAGATGCTAGACGAGCTGCGGCGCTACGTCCCCGACGCCCAAATCCCCCCCGACATGATCGCCTTTACCTGGAGCTCTGACCCTGCTGCGAAGGCGCGACGCTTGCTGGCGACGCACCTGCCCGAGCACACTGGGTCCCGGCTGTAG
- a CDS encoding uncharacterized protein (transcript_id=CADANIAT00009333): MPVQRRLRKSPLECAQCAEGQMECSKARPQCDECKSQHLTCRYRDQKPAPYRTKAAAAAESPVYSSPSPTIYHRQSNASSTSTSSQSTESNTSTESNTSSESRNDECAEAPEKPESCHVQGSGLGDVRLWDNWRSSTERSLIHNKSKDQSWQVLIRRESDRYPALRHSTLALSAIQLAYTSEAGSDKRKAYLQEADAHYSQAVAAVTPVAEKPSGSRCNAAFSTASILLMYELASASLAEGGDKSSPRKDDEQGTSSPSLHKLLDMFNTVRGLSSSSEVIDKVERGELKALFTQTDPYHQLPSTYTLTILAMRNLNNASAKKDPSHETSIYDDAISKLDRSLEMLSKGGEPTMIALRWLFRLPSRYLDLVREQQPLALTIFAHYCAVLHHLRDRWWMGDWGCRLVKEISQLLGPERLGSILWASDIVGIQT; this comes from the exons ATGCCTGTTCAGCGACGACTTCGCAAGTCACCGCTCGAATGCGCCCAATGTGCCGAGGGCCAGATGGAG TGTTCCAAGGCCCGTCCCCAGTGCGACGAATGCAAGTCCCAGCACTTGACGTGTCGTTATCGTGACCAGAAACCAGCCCCCTACAGGACGAaggccgccgcggccgccgaATCTCCCGTCtactcctccccttctcctaCTATCTATCACCGCCAGTCGAACGCTAGTTCTACGTCAACCTCGTCACAGTCCACCGAGTCAAATACTTCCACCGAATCAAACACCTCCTCCGAGTCACGGAACGATGAGTGCGCCGAGGCCCCCGAGAAGCCCGAGTCCTGCCACGTGCAAGGCTCGGGTCTGGGCGATGTACGGCTGTGGGATAATTGGCGCTCCTCAACCGAGCGATCGCTAATACACAATAAGAGCAAAGACCAGTCATGGCAGGTGCTCATCCGGCGCGAGTCGGACCGATACCCAGCGCTGCGCCACAGCACGCTGGCTCTGTCCGCTATCCAGCTTGCATATACCAGCGAAGCTGGCTCGGACAAGCGGAAGGCTTACTTGCAGGAGGCTGATGCGCACTACAGTCAAGCTGTGGCTGCGGTCACCCCGGTTGCCGAAAAGCCCTCTGGGTCTCGGTGCAACGCGGCCTTTTCTACCGCCAGTATTCTGCTGATGTATGAACTGGCGTCCGCTTCGCTGGCCGAAGGCGGGGATAAATCGAGTCCGCGAAAGGATGATGAACAAGGAACGTCGTCACCATCACTGCATAAACTACTCGACATGTTCAACACTGTGCGAGGGTTATCGTCCAGTTCAGAGGTGATCGATAAGGTCGAAAGGGGCGAACTGAAGGCCCTCTTCACCCAAACTGACCCCTACCACCAGCTTCCAAGCACTTATACCCTGACTATACTTGCCATGCGAAATCTCAATAACGCCAGCGCAAAGAAAGACCCGTCTCACGAAACCAGCATCTATGACGACGCGATTTCAAAACTTGACCGATCACTAGAAATGCTCAGTAAAGGGGGCGAACCGACCATGATTGCTCTGCGGTGGCTGTTCCGCCTCCCATCTCGATACCTCGACCTAGTCCGTGAGCAGCAACCGCTGGCCCTTACCATCTTCGCACATTACTGTGcggttcttcatcatctccgtGATCGATGGTGGATG
- a CDS encoding peroxiredoxin-like family protein (transcript_id=CADANIAT00009330) — protein sequence MANSGVAADELPTVETQNQISGYTLLDRNGKEILFREVYSHPDRTLVVFVRHFFCGSCQEYLQRLSTTVTPEVLSGLPGSTSIAIVGCGDPSLIEDYAAHTSCPYPMYCDPSRKLYETLGMVTTWEIGPQPGYISKGLPRLVVDGIWQGLKHIWDGKILKAGAAEQQGGEFLFERSNDGEKRISWCHRMQGSWGHTEIPALVDIIHGRKADELTTATE from the exons ATGGCAAATAGTGGCGTAGCCGCAGACGAGCTGCCGACGGTTGAGACTCAGAATCAGATTTCCGGCTAcaccctcctcgaccgcAATGGCAAAGAGATCTTGTTCCGCGAGGTCTACAGTCATCCCGATCGTACCTTGGTTGTCTTCGTCCGGCATTTCTTCTGTGGG AGTTGTCAAGAATACCTTCAGCGTCTGTCAACCACCGTGACCCCTGAGGTCCTGTCCGGCTTGCCAGGCAGCACATCCATCGCCATCGTAGGCTGCGGCGATCCCAGCCTGATTGAGGATTACGCTGCGCACACGAGCTGCCCGTACCCCATGTACTGCGATCCATCGCGTAAGCTCTACGAGACTCTAGGGATGGTCACCACCTGGGAGATCGGCCCCCAGCCTGGCTACATCTCCAAAGGACTCCCGCGCCTGGTGGTAGATGGCATCTGGCAGGGGCTGAAACACATATGGGACGGGAAAATCCTCAAGGCCGGCGCCGCAGAGCAGCAGGGCGGCGAGTTCCTTTTCGAACGAAGCAACGATGGTGAAAAGCGCATCAGCTGGTGCCACCGCATGCAGGGCTCTTGGGGCCATACCGAGATCCCGGCGCTGGTCGACATTATCCACGGTCGCAAAGCGGACGAACTGACTACGGCGACAGAATAG
- a CDS encoding protein CYP646A1 (transcript_id=CADANIAT00009332), which translates to MLLELDVSLFSMAALVGTLVCIVVKLFETSPVPKDIPWATEEAERPPPRRRALHRRQSHQFHPGGYSKNQQPFVMPSVNEGDEVVLPREHSNLVLFAKESEYSFKAHISDFFQLKYTSWPLAFAEKYDFFVKLVSKDLTETLKSDAIAEALANEARACLSDIWGEDEDNWVEVPLYSAMENHDTSLLNAMTNCSNAIVFGANVIKAFPSFLHGIVGPIVGLVNRWQERVFHTRMKPLIEARIKTQREAVDKAALQENLKAQGSLLDMLINAGLRSKWPVEVETMWLAYRIFMINFPGVHTSGISATSALLDILSFPSEEGLIDMLQAEIQNIAASSCGKWTAAELEQASLLDSAIKESLRFNGINALSPTRMVVAPEGTTLPNGLFLPYGTKIGIPQYAVHRDSDLYPNPDQYNPYRFYTPGASPAQLRESSMTNTSESYVVFGHGRRQCPGRWIFAHIFKLLIAEMLLKYEIKPFPTRPKIHRWGRFQLPPLTTKLTVRRRKDTA; encoded by the exons ATGCTGCTGGAGCTCGAtgtctccctcttctcgATGGCCGCCCTCGTGGGCACCCTCGTCTGCATCGTCGTCAAGCTATTCGAGACGTCTCCAGTCCCCAAGGATATCCCATGGGCTactgaagaagcagaacgtCCTCCGCCGCGCCGCCGAGCGCTTCATCGGCGTCAATCCCATCAGTTTCATCCAGGAGGG TACTCAAAGAACCAGCAGCCCTTTGTTATGCCCAGCGTTAACGAGGGCGATGAAGTGGTCCTGCCCAGAGAGCATTCCAACCTGgtcctcttcgccaaagaGTCTGAGTACAGCTTCAAAGCCCACATCTCcgacttcttccagctcaagtACACCAGCTGGCCCCTCGCCTTCGCGGAGAAATAcgacttcttcgtcaagctGGTCAGCAAAGATCTGACTGAGACCCTCAAGTCCGACGCCATTGCAGAGGCCCTCGCCAATGAGGCCCGGGCCTGTCTGTCTGATATCTggggcgaggatgaagacaacTGGGTGGAGGTTCCCCTGTATTCGGCCATGGAGAA CCATGATACGAGTCTCCTCAATGCCATGACGAACTGTTCCAACGCCATTGTGTTTGGGGCAAACGTCATCAaagctttcccttcctttTTACATGG CATTGTTGGTCCCATTGTCGGTCTAGTGAACCGGTGGCAGGAGCGTGTCTTCCACACCCGCATGAAGCCGCTTATAGAAGCAAGGATTAAGACGCAGCGCGAGGCCGTCGACAAGGCTGCGCTGCAGGAAAACCTCAAGGCTCAG GGCAGTCTCCTTGACATGCTCATCAATGCCGGGCTTCGCAGCAAATGGCCGGTGGAGGTCGAGACGATGTGGCTGGCGTATAGGATCTTCATGATCAACTTTCCTGGAGTTCACACCAGCGGCATCTCCGCCACCAGCGCTCTGCTCGATATCTTGAGTTTCCCTAGCGAAGAAGGTCTCATTGACATGCTCCAAGCCGAAATCCAAAACATTGCCGCCAGCAGTTGTGGGAAATGGACTGCTGCCGAGCTGGAACAAGCATCATTGCTTGATAGCGCGATCAAAGAGAGTCTCCGGTTTAACGGCATCAACGCTCTTTCTCCCACCCGAATG GTCGTTGCACCAGAGGGTACCACGCTCCCTAACGGTCTCTTCCTCCCATACGGAACCAAGATCGGCATCCCGCAATACGCCGTCCACCGCGACAGCGACCTATATCCCAATCCCGACCAATACAATCCTTACCGTTTCTATACACCGGGTGCCAGCCCCGCTCAGCTGCGCGAAAGTTCAATGACGAATACGAGCGAGTCCTATGTCGTCTTTGGTCACGGCCGCCGGCAATGTCCCGGCCGGTGGATCTTCGCCCACATTTTCAAGCTCCTAATCGCCGAGATGCTTCTCAAATACGAAATAAAGCCCTTTCCTACACGGCCCAAAATTCACC GATGGGGACGCTTCCAACTACCGCCCCTAACAACGAAGCTGACTGTCCGACGCAGAAAAGACACTGCCTAA
- a CDS encoding uncharacterized protein (transcript_id=CADANIAT00009331), with product MIIPLCIVNLGGYTWSATLEPGVTLLDLTSLSGCSLAASALFDLVFDDGIRPLYIGHHLAMLLATHGTTALIMTLPINNKMRMLGLFQAYKVGLTWALYMRAQYSAPTLPDQLCDFLLRHDPGGDYNGLSPAHKMGPAPDGRGCYHVFVPDTVHDNKVEDCGQAVRGVQQPQDRNEEAPPRKEMGGGKT from the exons ATGATAATACCGCTATGCATCGTCAACCTGGGTGGCTACACGTGGTCCGCCACGTTGGAGCCTGGCGTTACCCTCCTGGATCTCACTAGTCTGTCTGGCTGTTCTTTGGCGGCATCAGCATTATTTGACCTCGTCTTCGACGATGGGATAAGGCCGCTATATATCGGCCATCATTTGGCAATGCTCCTGGCCACACATGGCACAACTGCCCTCATCATGACCCTCCCCATCAACAATAAGATGCGGATGCTGGGGCTCTTTCAGGCCTACAAGGTCGGACTGACATGGG CTCTTTACATGCGAGCCCAATACTCTGCGCCGACTCTTCCTGATCAACTTTGTGactttctcctccgccacGATCCTGGAGGCGATTACAATGGCCTATCTCCTGCTCACAAGATGGGACCGGCTCCCGACGGACGTGGCTGTTATCATGTCTTTGTTCCAGATACTGTTCACGACAACAAAGTGGAAGACTGTGGGCAGGCTGTTCGGGGTGTACAACAGCCACAAGACAGAAATGAAGAGGCTCCGCCGCGTAAGGAAATGGGAGGAGGAAAAACTTAG